The following are encoded in a window of Dioscorea cayenensis subsp. rotundata cultivar TDr96_F1 chromosome 16, TDr96_F1_v2_PseudoChromosome.rev07_lg8_w22 25.fasta, whole genome shotgun sequence genomic DNA:
- the LOC120278672 gene encoding protein SRG1-like: MHDARYIGSEGYTQNCVISEEQKVVSGEGHTLFTRTVARRNMKLWPQNPPTFTDALDQYTEEIQRVANIAFESIGKSLKLDKLSDNFKDCQQSIRINYYPPCPHASNVVRLAPHTDSVGLTVLLQVNEVDGLQFKKNGVWLPINPPPGALIVNCGDIIEIMSNGKYKSLEHRAVVNSEQERFSIGTFHGPSVEAHFLQRHLGKVNQFTIRLLASRIIIGWCLLI, from the exons ATGCACGACGCCCGATACATCGGATCTGAAGGCTATACCCAAAACTGTGTCATCTCAGAGGAACAGAAAGTGGTGAGTGGGGAAGGGCACACGCTTTTTACTAGAACAGTTGCTCGGAGGAACATGAAACTCTGGCCCCAAAATCCACCCACGTTCAC GGATGCATTGGATCAGTACACCGAAGAAATTCAGAGAGTGGCAAACATTGCGTTTGAGTCAATAGGAAAGAGTTTGAAACTTGATAAACTCAGTGACAATTTTAAGGATTGCCAGCAATCAATAAGAATTAACTACTACCCTCCATGTCCTCATGCAAGCAATGTGGTGAGACTTGCCCCACACACTGATAGTGTAGGCCTAACAGTGTTACTTCAAGTGAATGAAGTTGATGGATTGCAGTTTAAAAAGAATGGTGTTTGGCTTCCAATCAATCCACCCCCTGGTGCTCTCATTGTTAACTGTGGAGATATCATTGAG ATAATGAGCAATGGGAAATACAAGAGCCTTGAACACAGGGCTGTTGTAAATTCAGAGCAAGAACGCTTTTCAATTGGCACATTTCATGGCCCGAGCGTTGAGGCCCACTTCCTGCAGAGACACCTGGGAAAAGTGAACCAGTTTACTATAAGACTGTTAGCTTCGAGGATTATTATAGGATGGTGTTTGCTCATATAG
- the LOC120279444 gene encoding S-norcoclaurine synthase 1-like, producing MVEAGNDNWNLKNTVTRTLPVPNVQSIADASDNCTEIPEKYVIPEINDSLVLNGAAAGPSDLPIIDFSRLCEQSEEEIAKLSLACEDWGYFLLINHGVPDEVIENMKVAIIEFFRLPLEEKKVYAKQPNTGFEGYAQTFVISEKPKVVSGEKYILSTRTVARRNMKLWTQNPPTFKDALDQFTEEIQKVANTVFESIGKSLKLDKFIDNFKDCQQSVRINYYPPCPHASNVLGIPPHTDTVGLTVVLQVNEVHGLQIKKNGVWLPINPLPGALIVNSGDIIEIMSNGKYKSLEHRAVVNSEQERFSIATFHGPRADAQIGPLPAETPAKSEAFYYKTVSFQDYSRMVFAHKDDGKNILDYMKLEV from the exons ATGGTGGAAGCAGGAAATGATAATTGGAACCTCAAGAACACAGTAACAAGAACTCTTCCAGTGCCGAATGTTCAATCCATTGCCGATGCTTCAGATAACTGCACTGAGATCCCAGAGAAGTATGTTATACCTGAGATCAATGATAGTCTTGTTTTGAATGGTGCTGCTGCTGGTCCCAGTGACCTTCCAATCATAGATTTCAGTAGACTTTGTGAGCAATCTGAGGAAGAGATAGCGAAGCTCAGCTTGGCATGTGAAGACTGGGGATACTTTCTG CTCATTAACCATGGAGTTCCTGATGAAGTCATAGAGAATATGAAGGTTGCGATCATTGAGTTCTTTCGATtgcctttggaggagaagaaagtatatgcaaaacaaccaaacactggatttgaaGGCTATGCCCAAACCTTTGTCATCTCAGAGAAACCGAAAGTCGTGAGTGGGGAAAAGTACATCCTTTCTACTAGAACAGTTGCTCGGAGGAACATGAAACTCTGGACCCAAAATCCACCCACATTCAA GGATGCATTGGATCAGTTTACTGAAGAAATTCAGAAAGTGGCAAACACTGTGTTTGAGTCAATAGGAAAGAGCTTGAAACTTGATAAATTCATTGACAATTTTAAGGATTGCCAGCAATCTGTAAGGATTAACTACTACCCTCCATGTCCTCATGCAAGCAATGTACTGGGAATACCCCCACACACTGATACTGTAGGCCTAACAGTGGTACTTCAAGTGAATGAAGTTCATGGATTGCAGATTAAAAAGAATGGTGTTTGGCTTCCAATCAATCCACTCCCTGGTGCTCTCATTGTCAACAGTGGAGATATCATTGAG ATAATGAGCAATGGGAAATACAAGAGCCTTGAACACAGGGCTGTTGTAAATTCAGAGCAAGAACGCTTTTCGATTGCCACATTTCATGGCCCGAGGGCTGATGCACAGATAGGCCCACTTCCGGCAGAGACACCCGCAAAGAGTGAAGCATTTTACTATAAGACTGTTAGCTTCCAGGATTATTCTAGGATGGTCTTTGCTCATAAAGATGATGGGAAAAAC atCTTGGATTACATGAAACTAGAAGTTTAA